One window of Dehalobacterium formicoaceticum genomic DNA carries:
- a CDS encoding polyprenyl synthetase family protein — protein MQFLSIFHEINGDLKVVEKELEKYVLTQEPELTLAAGHLLKAGGKRIRPAFALLAGKFYRYDFEKILPLAVALEIIHMASLVHDDVVDASMTRRGHPTVKAKWGNRVSLHAGDYLSAVALKLISQYQDKRVLKVLSRVTVEMCRGEIQQISASFDAEQNLRDYLYRIKRKTALLISASCELGAVVTEAPEKIVRALTRYGYHVGMAFQITDDILDMISDEKVLGKPIGGDLRQGIITLPVIYALKHSQEKEHLRELVTKQVKSEEEVQEIIRLIKDSGAIKYSFDMANIYLNKAKKELNRLPDVKTKKTFKKLTSFIGERSF, from the coding sequence TTGCAGTTTTTATCGATTTTTCATGAAATAAATGGTGACCTCAAGGTAGTAGAAAAGGAACTAGAAAAATATGTGCTGACCCAGGAGCCTGAGCTGACCCTGGCCGCCGGTCATTTATTAAAGGCAGGGGGAAAAAGGATCAGGCCGGCCTTTGCTCTTTTGGCGGGTAAGTTTTATCGCTATGATTTTGAGAAAATTCTTCCTTTGGCCGTCGCCCTGGAAATCATCCATATGGCCAGTTTGGTGCACGATGATGTGGTGGATGCCTCTATGACCCGGCGGGGCCATCCCACGGTGAAGGCGAAATGGGGCAATCGGGTGTCCCTTCATGCCGGGGACTATCTTTCCGCCGTCGCCCTCAAGCTGATTTCCCAGTATCAGGACAAAAGGGTATTAAAGGTCTTATCCCGGGTCACCGTGGAGATGTGCCGGGGGGAAATCCAGCAGATCTCCGCTTCATTTGATGCGGAACAAAATTTGCGGGATTATTTATACCGTATCAAGCGGAAAACCGCCCTGCTGATCTCCGCCAGCTGCGAGCTGGGGGCGGTGGTGACGGAGGCCCCGGAAAAAATCGTACGCGCTCTCACCAGGTATGGCTATCATGTGGGCATGGCTTTTCAGATTACCGATGATATTTTGGATATGATCTCAGACGAAAAAGTACTGGGCAAACCCATCGGAGGAGATCTGAGACAGGGTATTATTACCCTGCCGGTGATCTATGCTTTGAAACACAGCCAGGAAAAAGAACACCTCCGGGAGCTGGTCACCAAACAGGTCAAATCCGAGGAGGAAGTGCAGGAAATTATACGTCTGATCAAGGATTCCGGTGCTATTAAATATTCCTTTGATATGGCCAATATTTATCTGAACAAAGCAAAAAAAGAATTAAACCGTTTACCGGATGTAAAGACTAAGAAGACCTTTAAAAAGCTGACAAGTTTTATTGGGGAGAGATCATTCTGA
- a CDS encoding dTDP-4-dehydrorhamnose 3,5-epimerase family protein, producing the protein MEWIKDAINGVIIKKLTRHVDDRGFFMETFRLDELAEGLNPVMSYIAYLEPGAMRTPHEHEEKTDVLAFPGPGNFLIRIWDQRKGSSTLGHLMEFYAGQDSPMSIVIPPGLIHGYKNVSRLERGMIMNFPDRLYKGWGKKNEVDEIQYEGAEELGCTMD; encoded by the coding sequence ATGGAATGGATCAAAGATGCCATTAACGGCGTGATCATCAAAAAATTGACCAGGCATGTGGATGACAGAGGTTTTTTTATGGAGACTTTTCGTCTGGATGAATTGGCGGAGGGGCTGAATCCTGTGATGAGTTATATCGCTTATCTGGAGCCCGGCGCCATGCGCACCCCTCATGAGCATGAGGAAAAGACCGACGTGCTGGCCTTTCCCGGCCCGGGTAATTTCTTAATCAGAATCTGGGATCAGCGCAAAGGAAGCAGCACCCTTGGGCACTTGATGGAATTCTATGCCGGACAGGACAGTCCCATGAGCATTGTGATCCCCCCGGGGTTGATTCATGGCTATAAGAATGTGTCCCGGCTGGAAAGAGGCATGATCATGAATTTTCCGGATCGGCTGTATAAGGGTTGGGGCAAAAAAAATGAAGTGGATGAGATTCAGTATGAGGGTGCAGAGGAACTGGGCTGTACCATGGACTAA
- the rfbB gene encoding dTDP-glucose 4,6-dehydratase codes for MRILVTGGAGFIGSNFLNLFVARYPEHHFINLDKLTYAANLLNLTEIENLPNYTFVQGDLTDRPLLDQVFDRFQPDRMVHFAAESHVDRSISEPGAFIYTNILGTFHLLEICKKNWQESNGKFREGTLLHHVSTDEVYGSLGAEGLFTEDSRYDPSSPYSASKASGDHLVRSYFRTYGLPVLITNCSNNYGPYQFPEKLIPLMILHALEGKPLPVYGKGENVRDWLYVEDHCEAIWTVMEKGILGETYNIGGNYERKNIELVHTICDLLGAELNRDPQEFKDLIVFTRDRPGHDLRYAIDSSKMMKLGWQPRETFTTGLQKTVQWYLNHRPWVESVQSGAYQNWMKQQYDEKIIK; via the coding sequence GTGAGAATATTGGTAACCGGGGGGGCTGGGTTTATTGGCTCTAATTTTTTAAACCTGTTTGTGGCACGGTATCCGGAGCATCATTTTATCAATCTGGATAAACTGACTTATGCGGCCAACCTTCTTAACTTGACCGAAATCGAGAATCTGCCCAATTATACTTTTGTCCAGGGCGATCTCACGGATCGACCTCTTTTAGATCAAGTTTTTGACCGCTTTCAACCGGACCGGATGGTTCATTTTGCCGCGGAGAGTCATGTCGACCGCAGCATCTCCGAGCCTGGGGCCTTTATTTATACCAATATTCTGGGCACCTTTCATTTGCTGGAGATCTGCAAAAAAAACTGGCAGGAGAGTAACGGAAAATTCCGGGAGGGCACCTTGCTGCACCATGTCAGCACCGATGAGGTTTACGGTTCTTTGGGTGCAGAGGGTTTGTTCACGGAAGATTCCCGTTATGATCCCAGCAGCCCTTATTCTGCCTCCAAGGCCTCCGGTGATCATCTGGTGCGTTCCTACTTCCGGACTTATGGTCTCCCGGTGCTGATCACCAATTGTTCCAATAACTACGGGCCTTATCAGTTTCCGGAAAAGCTGATCCCTTTAATGATTTTACATGCCCTCGAAGGAAAACCGTTGCCTGTTTATGGCAAAGGAGAAAATGTCCGGGACTGGCTTTATGTGGAAGATCATTGTGAAGCCATTTGGACGGTTATGGAAAAAGGCATTTTGGGGGAGACTTATAATATCGGCGGTAATTATGAGCGTAAAAATATTGAACTTGTCCATACTATTTGTGACCTGTTAGGTGCAGAATTAAACCGGGATCCCCAGGAATTCAAGGATTTAATCGTCTTTACCAGGGACAGGCCCGGGCATGATCTGCGCTATGCCATTGATTCTTCCAAGATGATGAAGTTAGGCTGGCAGCCTAGGGAAACCTTTACCACCGGCCTGCAAAAGACGGTGCAGTGGTACCTCAATCATCGGCCCTGGGTGGAAAGTGTCCAGTCCGGTGCTTATCAAAATTGGATGAAGCAGCAGTATGATGAAAAGATCATCAAATAA
- a CDS encoding nucleoside-diphosphate sugar epimerase/dehydratase — MFYSWRSLVLMAVDAILLHLSLFFALLIRFDGQIPGNYINTYWQIAPFSTIIMMVLFFAFGLYRRAWEYASIGELMAVIRGVTLGSILTVLLAYLYSGSTFPLPRSVYLLDFILRIVFIGGSRITWRLIRDNHLGGKKKSADKKVMICGAGDAGVLVAKELKSHYNGSVEIVGFVDDDHCKKNMIIQEISVLGGREDIPHLVKKHQVDEVIIAMPSADIQVKKEILGICKNAGVKVKILPGVYDLIDGKVKVSQIRDVEVEDLLGREPVQVNMDDITAYLKDQVVLITGGGGSIGSELCRQVAHYQPKTLLIFDSCENNVYEIDMELKKSFPHLKIVPMVKNVRDRKALINTFMKYRPQIVFHAAAHKHVPMMEYNPEDAIKNNVLGTYNVAQAADMFHAKKFVFISTDKAVNPTSIMGATKRLGEMVIQYLDTISETSYVAVRFGNVLGSKGSVIPLFKKQIANGGPVTVTHQEMVRYFMTIPEAVQLVIQAGSMAKGGEIFILDMGEPVRIMDLAYSLIELSGFRPGKDIEIKVTGTRPGEKLYEELLTAEEGVTATTHKRIFVAKRGEIMSELIEEKIIGRIMRGNLPENENETQHMIQEFLPSFRSHTIEAPITANEVS; from the coding sequence ATGTTCTACAGCTGGCGTTCTCTTGTGCTGATGGCGGTTGATGCCATCCTGCTCCACTTAAGTCTGTTTTTCGCATTATTAATCCGCTTTGACGGACAGATCCCTGGGAATTATATCAATACATATTGGCAAATTGCCCCCTTTTCTACCATTATCATGATGGTTTTATTTTTTGCCTTTGGGCTATACCGCCGTGCCTGGGAATATGCCAGTATCGGAGAACTTATGGCGGTGATTCGGGGCGTGACATTGGGGAGTATATTAACGGTTCTTTTAGCTTATCTTTACAGCGGTTCTACCTTTCCTTTGCCCCGATCAGTATATCTTTTGGACTTCATTCTGCGCATCGTATTTATCGGGGGATCCCGCATTACCTGGAGATTGATTCGTGATAATCATCTGGGCGGCAAGAAAAAAAGTGCCGATAAAAAAGTTATGATCTGCGGCGCCGGGGATGCCGGGGTGCTGGTGGCGAAGGAATTGAAAAGTCATTATAATGGCAGCGTTGAGATTGTTGGTTTTGTGGATGATGATCACTGCAAAAAAAATATGATCATTCAGGAAATCAGCGTTTTGGGAGGAAGAGAGGATATCCCACACTTAGTCAAAAAGCATCAGGTGGATGAAGTGATTATTGCCATGCCCTCCGCAGATATCCAGGTCAAAAAAGAAATTTTAGGTATTTGCAAAAATGCCGGGGTAAAAGTGAAAATCTTGCCCGGCGTCTATGATCTAATCGACGGCAAGGTAAAGGTCAGCCAGATCCGGGATGTGGAAGTAGAAGATTTATTAGGCCGGGAACCGGTGCAGGTTAATATGGATGATATTACCGCTTACCTGAAAGATCAGGTGGTGTTAATCACCGGCGGAGGCGGATCCATCGGTTCCGAGCTGTGCCGCCAGGTGGCTCATTATCAGCCGAAGACTTTATTGATATTTGATTCCTGTGAGAACAACGTCTATGAAATTGACATGGAGCTGAAAAAAAGCTTTCCCCATTTAAAAATCGTGCCCATGGTTAAGAATGTGCGGGATCGCAAAGCCTTAATCAACACCTTTATGAAATATCGTCCCCAGATTGTCTTTCATGCCGCGGCTCACAAGCATGTGCCCATGATGGAGTACAATCCGGAAGACGCCATCAAAAATAATGTTCTGGGTACCTACAATGTGGCCCAGGCCGCCGATATGTTCCATGCCAAAAAATTTGTCTTTATTTCTACCGATAAGGCGGTAAATCCCACCAGTATCATGGGCGCCACCAAGCGGCTGGGGGAAATGGTGATCCAATATCTGGACACCATCAGCGAAACCAGTTATGTTGCGGTGCGCTTTGGCAATGTATTAGGCAGCAAGGGTAGTGTGATTCCTCTGTTCAAGAAACAGATTGCCAACGGCGGTCCGGTGACGGTGACCCATCAAGAGATGGTGAGATATTTTATGACCATTCCCGAAGCGGTACAATTGGTGATCCAAGCGGGATCGATGGCAAAAGGCGGGGAAATTTTTATCCTGGATATGGGCGAGCCGGTCCGGATCATGGATCTGGCCTATAGCCTGATTGAACTGTCCGGGTTTAGACCGGGCAAAGATATTGAAATAAAAGTGACGGGGACTCGTCCCGGGGAAAAACTATACGAAGAGCTCCTGACAGCTGAAGAAGGCGTCACCGCCACGACCCATAAAAGAATCTTTGTGGCCAAAAGAGGCGAAATCATGTCTGAACTGATTGAGGAGAAGATCATCGGCCGCATTATGCGGGGCAATTTGCCGGAGAATGAAAATGAAACACAGCACATGATTCAGGAATTTCTGCCATCATTCAGAAGCCACACAATAGAGGCACCGATTACAGCCAATGAGGTAAGTTAG
- the galE gene encoding UDP-glucose 4-epimerase GalE — protein MKILVTGGAGYIGSHTSAELLQAGYDLVVIDNFSNSAPSALRGIKTITNRDFSFYQGDVTDQSMLDEIFQAHHIDGVIHFAGFKAVGESVQEPLKYYHNNILSTLVLCKTMARYGCKSIVFSSSATVYGNPSRLPITEDFPLSATNPYGSSKLMIENILGDLFISDQTWRIALLRYFNPVGAHKSGLIGENPKGIPNNLMPYIVKAAKGELPQLNVFGDDYETRDGTGIRDYIHVVDLSIGHIKALEKLALGSGIFTYNLGTGKGTSVLEMITAFEKSTGQKVPYRVGKRRPGDIAACYADPGKAERELGWKAELDLEAMCRDAWYFSVKSDQI, from the coding sequence ATGAAAATACTAGTGACAGGGGGCGCCGGATATATTGGCAGTCATACCTCGGCGGAGCTGCTTCAGGCTGGATATGATCTTGTGGTCATCGACAATTTCTCTAACTCCGCGCCGTCAGCCCTTAGGGGAATTAAAACCATTACCAACCGTGATTTTTCCTTTTATCAGGGAGATGTGACGGATCAATCAATGCTGGATGAGATCTTTCAAGCCCATCATATTGATGGCGTGATTCATTTTGCGGGCTTTAAAGCCGTGGGTGAGTCTGTGCAGGAACCCTTGAAATATTACCATAACAATATTCTGTCCACCTTGGTCTTATGCAAAACCATGGCCCGCTATGGCTGTAAAAGCATCGTTTTCAGTTCTTCGGCTACGGTCTATGGCAATCCATCCCGCCTGCCCATTACCGAGGATTTTCCTTTGTCCGCCACCAATCCTTACGGCAGCTCCAAGCTGATGATTGAAAACATCCTGGGAGATTTATTTATATCAGACCAAACATGGCGGATTGCTCTGCTCCGCTACTTTAATCCCGTGGGCGCCCACAAAAGCGGCCTTATCGGTGAAAACCCTAAAGGGATTCCCAATAACCTGATGCCGTATATCGTAAAGGCGGCAAAGGGAGAGCTGCCCCAGTTGAATGTCTTCGGCGATGATTACGAGACCCGGGACGGTACCGGTATCCGTGATTATATTCATGTGGTGGATCTAAGCATTGGGCACATCAAAGCCTTAGAAAAACTAGCCCTGGGATCGGGGATCTTTACTTATAACCTGGGCACCGGCAAAGGAACCAGTGTTTTGGAAATGATCACCGCCTTCGAGAAAAGCACCGGCCAAAAAGTTCCTTATCGCGTGGGAAAACGGCGCCCGGGTGATATTGCAGCCTGCTACGCCGATCCGGGCAAAGCAGAAAGGGAGCTGGGCTGGAAGGCGGAATTGGATCTGGAAGCCATGTGCCGGGACGCCTGGTATTTTTCTGTAAAGTCTGATCAAATCTAA
- a CDS encoding vitamin B12 dependent methionine synthase, producing the protein MDTKVYQIPCAIDREDLLARLHIKPDSSYIGKVDQLIDEALKIGKPKIAYKLAFVDDKGDDFVVIEGIRFSSRILRVNMEDTFKAVPFVVTCGTELADWAQGYPDTFDNYIADGVMEAVLRSALEKSYARIDEEFNLGHAANMNPGSLPEWPLTEQEPLFQLLGDVQGLIGVELKSSFLMSPIKTESGIRFPKEGTFYNCQLCSREDNCPGRKAPFDKDLYKEKYLKKD; encoded by the coding sequence ATGGATACTAAAGTTTATCAAATTCCTTGTGCAATTGACCGGGAAGATCTTTTAGCACGATTGCACATCAAACCTGACAGCTCCTACATCGGAAAGGTGGATCAGCTGATTGACGAGGCCTTGAAGATCGGCAAGCCGAAAATTGCCTATAAACTGGCTTTCGTAGATGACAAGGGAGATGACTTTGTAGTTATCGAAGGCATCCGATTCTCCAGCCGCATCTTACGTGTCAATATGGAGGACACCTTTAAAGCCGTTCCTTTTGTGGTAACCTGCGGCACAGAATTGGCAGATTGGGCCCAAGGTTATCCTGATACCTTTGATAATTATATTGCGGATGGCGTGATGGAAGCCGTTCTCCGTTCCGCCCTGGAGAAAAGTTATGCCCGCATCGATGAAGAATTTAATTTAGGTCATGCGGCTAATATGAATCCCGGTTCCCTTCCGGAATGGCCCCTCACTGAACAGGAACCCTTATTTCAGCTTTTAGGCGATGTCCAAGGATTAATCGGCGTTGAATTAAAGTCAAGTTTCCTGATGAGCCCCATCAAAACCGAGTCCGGCATACGTTTTCCGAAGGAAGGCACCTTTTATAATTGCCAGCTTTGTTCCAGGGAAGACAACTGCCCCGGGCGCAAAGCCCCTTTTGATAAGGATCTCTACAAAGAGAAATACCTGAAAAAAGACTAA
- the yfbR gene encoding 5'-deoxynucleotidase, producing MHHFFAYLSRMKFIQRWGLMRNTRSENIQEHSLEVAMIAHALAIIKNRFFRGQVDPERVMALAVFHEVSEVITGDLATPIKYFNPEIENAYHKIEKVAKKKLINMLPRDLQDDYENLLFVQQEDWQNWRLVKAADKISAYLKCVEELKGGNQEFSKALKTIKVELDRLDLPEAAYFMKHFLPSYSLTLDELN from the coding sequence ATGCATCATTTTTTTGCCTACCTGTCCAGGATGAAATTCATTCAACGATGGGGACTTATGCGTAACACCCGCTCAGAAAATATTCAGGAGCATAGCCTGGAAGTGGCCATGATTGCCCATGCTTTGGCCATAATTAAAAACCGCTTTTTCCGGGGTCAGGTCGATCCGGAGAGGGTGATGGCTCTGGCGGTATTTCATGAGGTCAGCGAGGTGATTACCGGTGATCTGGCTACTCCCATTAAATACTTCAACCCGGAAATTGAGAACGCCTACCACAAAATTGAAAAGGTGGCCAAAAAAAAGCTGATCAATATGCTGCCCCGGGATTTGCAGGACGATTATGAAAACCTGTTATTTGTGCAGCAGGAGGATTGGCAAAATTGGCGTCTCGTCAAGGCCGCCGATAAGATATCCGCATATCTTAAATGCGTTGAGGAATTAAAGGGCGGCAATCAGGAGTTCTCAAAGGCATTAAAAACTATCAAAGTAGAACTGGATCGATTGGACTTACCGGAAGCAGCCTACTTTATGAAACATTTTCTCCCCAGTTACAGTCTGACATTAGATGAACTGAACTGA
- a CDS encoding GerMN domain-containing protein gives MKKISILGMIFLLLLLALPGCGNNPPADETTKETIQLFYGDAQNEKMVSEAREISYTPEQDKYQVALEALIQGPENQAYMVNIDQNTKVLGTTKEGSDLIVDLSKEFNTFAGSMAEIMAVGSVVNTMTQFEGIERVKILVQGEELIGPSGNPRGFMTTFPTEPDGQTGNQDETEVTLYFGNQNADKVVGEKRMVPGSPQKDQVEFIKNVLNALIAGPKGNNVFATIPEGVKVQSVTIDQGLLHVDFSEEMHTNHWGGAAGESMTINSIVNTVTEFDFINKVKITVDQSPLAIEHIVLDEPVERNEEMIE, from the coding sequence ATGAAGAAAATAAGCATACTAGGTATGATTTTTTTGCTGCTGCTCCTGGCATTGCCCGGATGCGGCAATAATCCCCCGGCAGATGAAACAACCAAAGAAACGATCCAATTATTTTACGGGGATGCCCAGAATGAAAAGATGGTTTCCGAAGCACGGGAAATCAGTTACACCCCGGAGCAGGACAAATATCAGGTTGCGTTGGAAGCATTGATCCAGGGTCCGGAGAATCAGGCATATATGGTCAATATTGATCAAAATACCAAGGTTCTTGGTACCACCAAAGAGGGATCTGATTTGATTGTGGATCTCAGTAAAGAGTTTAATACCTTTGCCGGGAGTATGGCCGAGATCATGGCCGTCGGTTCGGTGGTCAATACCATGACCCAGTTTGAAGGAATTGAAAGAGTCAAAATCCTGGTGCAAGGGGAAGAGCTGATCGGACCAAGCGGCAATCCCCGGGGCTTTATGACTACTTTCCCCACGGAACCGGACGGACAAACAGGAAATCAGGATGAAACGGAAGTAACCCTTTATTTCGGCAATCAAAATGCTGATAAGGTGGTAGGAGAAAAGAGAATGGTACCCGGCTCACCCCAGAAAGATCAGGTAGAGTTTATTAAAAATGTGTTGAACGCTCTCATTGCCGGTCCCAAAGGCAATAATGTGTTTGCCACTATTCCGGAAGGTGTCAAGGTCCAATCCGTCACCATCGACCAGGGCTTGCTCCATGTTGATTTCTCCGAAGAAATGCACACTAATCACTGGGGCGGCGCAGCCGGAGAATCCATGACCATCAACTCCATTGTCAATACCGTCACTGAGTTTGATTTTATTAACAAAGTAAAAATCACCGTGGATCAAAGCCCCCTGGCCATCGAACACATCGTGCTGGACGAACCGGTGGAACGCAATGAAGAGATGATTGAGTAG
- a CDS encoding N-acetylmuramoyl-L-alanine amidase: MKLNWFPKKICIILLTFCLATVMLGFNAFAAEKKVNIKVDGVAKQSDVSPYIDGQNRTIVPLRFIGEELGYSFSWNENTKQVVFTGGTNLISLTIGSKDALVNGQRVQMDTVAVARSGRTMVPIRFVLENLGIKVDYNSSSNTVNVVTKDVTGNSSVRTQVALIAEDNVNVRKGPGTEYGVIKKVNKGDSFQILAVKNDWYQIALDSAADGWVAGWLLTLRGSSDLASRSPEPEESRNPVKVEPEKPVNLVHIDDVDVDVENGEVFITVSGDDKLKYTSFALDNPKRLVIDFSDAALGNFGEENEQRFDVSTDRVQGVRLAQFAADKVRIVVDVSGPAGLTLITNKDREKTFQISKPTITGKTVVLDAGHGSIQPGGWSDSGAVGPSNLYERDVVLSITKKVRDILESKGVNVLMTRTGDTRLTLGGRADVANKNGADIFVSIHANANTKSSINGTSTYYYAGVAGQAEVRKKLAQSVQQSLVDAAQRKNIGVLQASFAVLKYTDVPSILVETAFISNPTEEKLLADDDFRQTLAEGIAQGIENFFLNQ, from the coding sequence TTGAAATTAAATTGGTTCCCGAAGAAAATTTGCATCATCCTTTTAACGTTCTGTTTGGCAACAGTTATGCTTGGCTTTAACGCTTTTGCCGCAGAAAAAAAGGTCAACATCAAAGTGGACGGTGTGGCCAAACAATCGGATGTATCTCCCTATATTGACGGCCAAAACCGTACTATCGTTCCTTTGCGGTTTATCGGAGAGGAATTGGGCTACAGTTTTTCTTGGAATGAAAATACCAAGCAGGTGGTTTTCACAGGCGGCACTAATTTGATCTCGCTGACCATCGGCAGCAAGGATGCCCTGGTCAACGGTCAGAGAGTGCAGATGGATACCGTTGCAGTGGCGCGAAGCGGCAGAACCATGGTCCCGATTCGTTTTGTACTGGAAAATTTGGGTATCAAGGTGGATTATAACAGCTCAAGCAATACCGTTAATGTGGTCACGAAAGACGTTACCGGAAATTCTTCAGTCAGAACCCAGGTAGCTCTCATTGCGGAAGATAATGTCAATGTCAGGAAGGGTCCAGGCACCGAATATGGTGTGATCAAAAAAGTAAACAAAGGAGATTCCTTTCAGATCCTGGCCGTAAAAAACGATTGGTATCAAATCGCCCTGGACAGTGCCGCTGACGGCTGGGTGGCAGGCTGGCTGCTAACCTTGCGCGGCAGCAGCGATCTGGCTTCCCGAAGTCCGGAGCCGGAAGAGAGCAGGAACCCGGTAAAAGTTGAGCCGGAAAAACCGGTCAATCTTGTTCATATCGACGATGTGGATGTGGATGTGGAGAACGGTGAGGTGTTCATCACAGTTTCCGGTGATGACAAGCTTAAATACACCTCCTTTGCTTTGGACAACCCGAAGCGCCTGGTGATCGACTTCTCCGATGCTGCCCTGGGAAATTTCGGTGAAGAAAATGAGCAGAGATTTGATGTCAGCACCGATCGGGTGCAGGGCGTGCGTTTAGCTCAATTTGCAGCTGACAAAGTGCGCATCGTCGTAGATGTTTCAGGACCTGCGGGACTTACTTTGATTACAAATAAGGACCGCGAGAAGACTTTTCAGATTTCCAAACCTACGATCACGGGTAAGACCGTAGTTCTGGATGCCGGTCATGGCAGTATCCAACCGGGCGGATGGTCAGATTCCGGGGCGGTGGGGCCTTCCAATCTCTATGAACGGGATGTTGTTTTATCCATTACCAAAAAGGTGCGGGATATTTTGGAAAGCAAAGGTGTTAATGTATTGATGACCCGAACCGGAGACACCAGGCTCACCTTGGGCGGACGGGCGGATGTGGCGAATAAGAATGGAGCGGATATCTTTGTTTCCATCCATGCCAACGCCAATACCAAAAGCTCGATTAACGGAACCTCTACATACTATTATGCCGGTGTGGCGGGACAAGCTGAGGTGCGTAAAAAACTGGCTCAATCTGTGCAGCAATCCTTGGTGGATGCAGCTCAAAGAAAGAATATCGGAGTCTTACAGGCTTCCTTTGCCGTATTGAAATATACCGATGTTCCTTCCATTTTAGTGGAAACAGCTTTTATTTCCAATCCCACGGAAGAAAAATTACTGGCTGATGATGATTTCCGGCAAACCCTAGCCGAGGGGATTGCCCAGGGAATCGAGAATTTCTTTTTAAATCAATAA
- the asd gene encoding aspartate-semialdehyde dehydrogenase: protein MDKRLKVGILGGTGFVGQRLALLLKDHPYFRIAVIAASENSAGKTYREAVAGRWKMTQDIPQAVLDMVVKNINQVDEISREVDFVFCAVDMPKDQIKAIEEQYAKAETPVVSNNSAHRHTPDVPMIMPEINPQHLGIIAKQKERLGTKNGFIVVKPNCSIQSYVPAIHPLMAFKPTKILASTYQAISGAGKTFADWPEMCDNVIPFISGEESKSENEPLKIWGSIEGNVIKDNQEMVITSQCIRVPVSEGHLATVFISFEQKPDRETILELWRNFQGLPQILNLPSAPQPFLTYFEEDNRPQTKLDRDLGNGMGVSIGRLREDSLFDYKFVCLSHNTLRGAAGGSVLNAELLTAQDYLKAKN, encoded by the coding sequence GTGGATAAAAGATTGAAGGTAGGAATATTAGGCGGTACGGGTTTTGTTGGGCAGCGGCTGGCCCTATTGCTCAAGGATCATCCTTATTTCAGAATTGCGGTCATTGCCGCCAGTGAAAATTCGGCAGGTAAAACCTATCGGGAGGCTGTAGCCGGAAGGTGGAAAATGACCCAGGACATTCCTCAAGCTGTACTGGATATGGTAGTAAAAAACATCAATCAGGTTGACGAAATCAGCCGGGAAGTTGATTTTGTCTTTTGTGCGGTGGATATGCCCAAAGATCAGATTAAAGCAATCGAAGAACAATATGCGAAAGCAGAAACCCCGGTGGTTTCCAATAATTCCGCCCATCGGCATACACCGGATGTGCCCATGATTATGCCGGAAATTAACCCTCAGCACCTGGGGATTATTGCCAAACAGAAAGAAAGACTGGGCACCAAAAACGGCTTTATTGTGGTAAAACCAAATTGTTCGATCCAAAGCTACGTTCCGGCCATTCATCCTTTGATGGCTTTTAAACCGACGAAAATTCTTGCCAGCACTTATCAGGCAATCAGCGGAGCGGGAAAAACCTTTGCCGATTGGCCCGAAATGTGTGATAACGTGATTCCCTTTATCAGCGGCGAAGAAAGCAAAAGTGAGAATGAGCCCTTAAAAATATGGGGCAGTATTGAGGGCAATGTGATTAAGGATAACCAGGAGATGGTGATCACCTCACAGTGTATCCGGGTGCCTGTTTCTGAAGGTCATTTGGCCACCGTCTTTATTTCTTTTGAGCAAAAGCCGGATCGGGAAACCATCCTGGAACTGTGGAGAAATTTCCAGGGATTACCTCAGATTTTAAATCTCCCCAGTGCCCCTCAGCCGTTTTTAACCTATTTTGAAGAAGATAACAGACCGCAAACCAAATTAGATCGGGATCTGGGAAACGGTATGGGCGTCTCCATCGGCCGGTTAAGGGAAGATTCTTTGTTTGATTACAAATTTGTCTGCCTCTCCCATAACACCTTGCGGGGGGCTGCCGGCGGTTCCGTTTTAAATGCCGAATTATTAACGGCCCAGGATTACCTTAAAGCAAAAAACTAA